From Penicillium psychrofluorescens genome assembly, chromosome: 1, one genomic window encodes:
- a CDS encoding uncharacterized protein (ID:PFLUO_001639-T1.cds;~source:funannotate): MPRPRSSARFSSEAPSETSSSTSPERAADDDTDFFMAQANDSQSSVGVANFRDLHVLPERTVALPPIGRLPPELLIGVFSKLTTPSDMLKCMLVCRSWAANCVGILWHRPSCNNWDNLKSVASSVAKPDSLFFYADLIKRLNLSALMEDVSDGTVVPFTQCKRVERLTLTNCSKLTDKGVSDLLDGNRHLQALDVSDLRSLTDHTMYAVSRNCPRLQGLNITGCAHVTDDSLLVVSQNCRQIKRLKLNGISHVTDRSIMSFAENCPALLEIDLHECRLVTGPSITLLMTTLRNLRELRLAHCSEINDSAFLSLPRHLIFDSLRILDLTACENVKDDAVERIVGAAPRLRNLVLAKCRFITDRSVLAICKLGKNLHYVHLGHCSNITDSAVMHLIKSCNRIRYIDLACCNRLTDTSVQQLATLPKLRRIGLVKCQSITNKSIVALARPKSNYPVTSSLERVHLSYCTQLNEEGIFTLLNHCPRLTHLSLTGINAFLRPDLTAFCRDAPPEFTQQQRDVFCVFSGEGVSRLRNHLNHLSHMRQQESSEATMYDDDEELDEDEGQMTGLMHATAINDDDGYIDVPPPSQD; the protein is encoded by the exons ATGCCCCGCCCACGATCCTCAGCTCGGTTCTCGAGCGAAGCACCCTCCGAaacctcatcctcgacctcgcccgagcgcgccgccgacgatgacaccgacttcttcatggcccaGGCCAACGACTCGCAGTCGTCGGTCGGTGTGGCCAATTTCCGCGACCTCCACGTACTCCCCGAGCGGACAGTCGCCCTGCCTCCCATCGGCCGCCTCCCGCCCGAACTGCTCATCGGCGTCTTCTCGAAACTGACGACGCCTTCTGATATGCTAAAGTGCATGCTCGTCTGCCGCAGCTGGGCGGCGAACTGCGTCGGCATCTTGTGGCACCGGCCCTCGTGCAACAACTGGGATAATCTGAAGAGCGTGGCTTCATCGGTAGCCAAGCCCGATAGTCTTTTCTTCTACGCGGACCTCATCAAGCGGCTGAATCTCTCGGCCTTGATGGAGGACGTCAGCGACGGCACCGTCGTGCCCTTCACTCAGTGCAAGCGCGTTGAGCGCTTGACCCTTACGAATTGTTCCAAACTCACGGACAAGGGTGTGTCGGATCTGTTGGACGGGAATCGACATCTACAGGCTTTGGATGTTTCGGATTTGCGGTCTTTGACGGACCACACCATGTACGCGGTGTCAAGGAACTGTCCTCGTCTACAGGGGCTGAATATCACCGGCTGCGCCCATGTCACGGACGACTCGTTGCTGGTCGTGTCGCAAAATTGTCGCCAGATTAAACGG TTGAAACTCAACGGGATTTCCCATGTCACTGATCGGTCGATCATGTCCTTTGCGGAGAACTGCCCGGCTCTTCTGGAGATTGACTTGCACGAATGCAGGCTGGTGACTGGCCCATCAATCACGCTTCTCATGACGACGCTCCGGAACCTACGAGAACTTCGATTGGCACATTGCTCGGAGATCAACGACTCGGCATTTTTGAGTCTCCCGCGACATCTGATATTCGACAGTCTGCGCATCCTCGACCTGACCGCGTGCGAGAATGTCAAGGACGATGCAGTAGAAAGAATCGTCGGTGCCGCTCCACGTCTACGGAATCTGGTGTTGGCCAAATGTCGATTTATCACGGACCGCTCGGTGCTGGCCATTTGCAAGCTGGGCAAGAACCTGCATTATGTGCACCTGGGCCACTGTTCTAACATTACCGACTCGGCGGTTATGCATCTGATCAAGTCGTGCAATCGCATTCGATATATTGACTTAGCCTGCTGCAACCGCCTGACCGACACCAGTGTCCAGCAACTGGCGACCTTGCCCAAATTAAGACGGATTGGTCTGGTCAAATGCCAGTCCATCACCAATAAAAGTATCGTTGCTCTGGCACGGCCCAAGTCAAACTATCCAGTGACCAGCAGTCTGGAGCGTGTGCATCTCAGCTACTGCACACAATTGAACGAGGAG GGCATCTTCACCTTACTCAACCACTGCCCACGACTCACCCACCTGAGTCTGACCGGGATAAATGCCTTCCTGCGCCCGGATCTCACGGCCTTCTGTCGAGATGCTCCGCCCGAGTTCACGCAGCAACAGCGCGACGTATTCTGCGTTttcagcggcgagggcgtcAGCCGGCTCCGCAACCATCTCAACCACCTCAGCCACATGCGGCAACAAGAATCCAGCGAAGCAACCATGtacgacgacgatgaagagctggacgaagacgagggcCAGATGACGGGCCTGATGCACGCCACGGCCATCAACGATGACGACGGATATATTGATGTCCCGCCTCCTTCCCAAGACTGA
- a CDS encoding uncharacterized protein (ID:PFLUO_001640-T1.cds;~source:funannotate), with translation MSGVKSRLSSLLGHFSSGPAPFEHRYNHHTLSPTFFLPRAAEIEPNAEAIYHVTANNKVLRRTYQEAADRARGLAYYLKKHGFKRVGILCPNTPAFLESIFGIAAAGAVNVAVNYRLKPEDIAYIFDHGDADVIIVDEEFVPLLELYRSAHPKVPIIVDTDTDATEGELKGPFDDAILEGLGYDSETGAKGWSALESQAADEDSMIALAYTSGTTARPKGVEYTHRGCYLAALANVVESGLNYHRGRAHYLWTLPMFHAMGWTFPWSVTAVRGTHYCLRKIDYPQIWRLLKEEHITHFNAAPTVNTLLCNAKEAERLPDPVRVTVAASPPTAHLFEQMTDLNLHPVHVYGLTETYGPITKGYYLPEWDQITLKEKYQKMARQGHGFITSLPCRVIKADIPDGTITDVRKDGQEIGEIVFLGNICARGYYKDPEATRKLFAGGVLHSGDLAIWHADGAIQILDRAKDIIISGGENISSVALESMLVTHPDILEAGVVAVPDSHWGERPKAFVTVKPDKQLQGSEVIEWARNASGISKFMIPREVDVVAELPKTSTGKIRKNVLREWVRK, from the exons ATGTCAGGTGTCAAGTCGCGTCTGTCGAGCCTCCTGGGCCACTTCTCCTCGGGCCCAGCCCCCTTTGAGCATCGCTACAATCACCATACCCTATCACCAaccttcttccttcctcgagcagcgGAAATTGAGCCCAAT GCCGAGGCCATCTACCATGTGACAGCCAACAACAAGGTGCTGCGTCGGACATACCAAGAGGCCGCCGACCGTGCTAGGGGTCTGGCGTACTACCTCAAGAAGCATGGCTTCAAGAGAGTGGGAATCCTGTGCCCCAATACCCCGGCATTTCTGGAATCGATCTTTGGCATTGCGGCGGCGGGTGCGGTGAATGTTG CGGTCAACTATCGCCTCAAACCCGAAGATATCGCTTATATCTTCGACCACGGAGATGCCGACGTGATCATCGTGGACGAAGAATTCGTCCCTCTACTCGAACTATATCGGTCGGCGCATCCCAAAGTGCCTATTATTGTAGATACCGACACCGATGCAACGGAGGGAGAATTAAAGGGCCCCTTTGACGATGCGATTCTCGAAGGACTGGGCTATGACTCGGAAACCGGGGCAAAAGGCTGGAGTGCTCTAGAGAGCCAGGCGGCCGACGAAGATTCCATGATTGCGCTGGCATACACCAGTGGCACTACGGCCCGGCCCAAGGGTGTTGAATATACCCATCGAGGATGCTACTTGGCCGCGCTGGCTAATGTCGTCGAATCTGGGTTGAACTACCACCGTGGGCGAGCCCATTACCTATGGACTCTTCCTATGTTCCATGCCATGG GATGGACATTTCCCTGGTCGGTAACCGCAGTGCGCGGCACGCATTACTGTCTCCGGAAGATCGACTATCCGCAGATCTGGAGACTCCTGAAAGAAGAGCATATCACCCATTTCAACGCAGCCCCCACAGTCAATACGCTGCTCTGCAATGCCAAAGAAGCGGAGCGCTTGCCCGATCCCGTGCGTGTCACGGTGGCTGCCAGTCCACCCACTGCGCATCTGTTTGAGCAGATGACAGACCTCAACCTGCACCCGGTGCACGTCTACGGCCTGACTGAAACATACGGCCCCATCACCAAGGGATATTACCTGCCGGAATGGGATCAGATCACTCTCAAGGAGAAGTATCAAAAGATGGCGCGGCAGGGGCATGGCTTCATCACTAGTCTTCCCTGCCGAGTGATCAAGGCCGATATCCCCGACGGCACCATCACAGATGTTCGCAAGGATGGCCAGGAGATTGGCGAGATTGTGTTCTTGGGCAATATCTGTGCTCGGGGATACTACAAAGACCCGGAGGCGACTCGCAAGTTGTTCGCGGGCGGCGTCCTGCACTCGGGCGACCTGGCCATCTGGCATGCCGACGGCgcgatccagatcctcgatcgAGCCAAggatatcatcatcagcG GTGGCGAAAATATCTCGTCGGTTGCCCTCGAGTCCATGCTGGTGACGCACCCGGATATTCTGGAAGCAGGGGTCGTCGCTGTCCCCGACTCCCACTGGGGCGAGCGACCCAAGGCCTTTGTGACGGTCAAGCCGGACAAACAGTTGCAGGGCTCCGAGGTGATTGAGTGGGCGCGGAACGCCAGTGGCATCAGCAAGTTCATGATCCCGCGCgaagtggatgtggtggCAGAGTTGCCCAAGACAAGCACGGGCAAGATCCGCAAGAACGTTCTGCGCGAATGGGTGAGGAAGTAG
- a CDS encoding uncharacterized protein (ID:PFLUO_001641-T1.cds;~source:funannotate): MSSFEPVVVIDGKGHLLGRLASTVAKQLLNGQKIVVVRCEALNISGEFFRAKLKYHAYLRKMTRFNPTRGGPFHFRAPSRILYKAVRGMIPHKTARGAAAMERLKVFEGVPPPYDKKKRVVVPQALRILRLRPGRKYCTVGRLSHEVGWKYQDVVARLEERRKVKSKAYYERKKAARRNLAQAEQKANVNSKTKTQLAQYGY; the protein is encoded by the exons ATGTCCTCCTTCGAACCAGTG GTCGTTATCGACGGCAAGGGACACCTCCTGGGTCGCCTGGCCAGCACTGTTGCCAAGCAGCTGCTCAACGGCCAGAAGATCGTCGTTGTGAGATGTGAAGCCCTCAACATCTCCGGCGAGTTCTTCCGCGCGAAGC TGAAGTACCATGCCTACCTTCGCAAGATGACTCGCTTCAACCCCACTCGTGGCGGTCCCTTCCACTTCCGCGCTCCCTCGCGCATCCTCTACAAGGCTGTCCGCGGCATGATCCCGCACAAGACCGCCCgcggtgccgccgccatggAGCGCCTGAAGGTCTTCGAGGGTGTCCCTCCCCCCTacgacaagaagaagcgtgTCGTCGTTCCCCAGGCTCTGCGTATCCTGAGACTGCGCCCCGGCCGCAAGTACTGCACCGTCGGCCGTCTCAGCCACGAGGTTGGCTGGAAGTACCAGGATGTTGTTGCTAG ACTCGAGGAGCGACGGAAGGTCAAGAGCAAGGCATACTAcgagcgcaagaaggccgctcGCCGCAACCTTGCTCAGGCAGAGCAGAAGGCGAACGTGAACAGCAAGACCAAGACCCAGCTTGCTCAGTACGGCTACTAG
- a CDS encoding uncharacterized protein (ID:PFLUO_001642-T1.cds;~source:funannotate) has translation MHRKTRFVCVSDTHGYTPSEAGFKMPPGDVLIHAGDLTNNGSMAELRKTMAWISQADFEIKIVIGGNHDVTLDPAFYAEHGRSFHGSNVENPQRCIELIAGSSVIFLQHQSAIIRLTRSDGPQTAFKVFGSPHSQFEGNWAFGYESREATVLWDQIPRDTDIVVTHTPPRSHCDAKPTGRHVGCDALRQRLSRIRPPLVICGHVHEGRGYERVRWGAADTVERVIRGTLPPRESKKQSLVDLTGKRDEPFDNDGFWIESRSTIQGSSVAGRSSAGMEHERQLLRRETCIVNAAIMATSWPHRAGKRFNAPIVVDLELPVWHDANPPGV, from the exons ATGCACCGCAAGACTCGCTTCGTCTGCGTCTCCGACACCCATGGCTACACACCCTCCGAGGCGGGCTTCAAGATGCCCCCGGGCGATGTCCTGATCCACGCCGGCGACCTGACGAACAACGGCAGCATGGCGGAGCTGCGGAAGACGATGGCGTGGATCTCCCAAGCCGACTTTGAGATCAAAATCGTCATTGGTG GCAACCACGATGTCACTCTCGATCCGGCATTCTATGCCGAGCATGGACGAAGTTTCCATGGCTCCAATGTTGAAAATCCACAGCGATGCATCGAGCTCATCGCGGGCTCTTCGGTCATCTTTCTTCAGCATCAGTCGGCCATAATTCGGCTGACTCGATCGGACGGGCCACAGACGGCCTTCAAAGTATTCGGATCGCCTCATTCCCAGTTCGAAGGAAATTGGGCCTTCGGGTATGAATCGAGGGAAGCCACCGTGCTCTGGGATCAGATCCCACGCGACACGGATATCGTGGTGACGCACACGCCGCCCCGGTCTCACTGCGATGCGAAACCGACTGGGCGGCATGTTGGGTGCGATGCTCTTCGCCAGCGCTTGAGCCGCATCAGGCCACCGCTAGTCATTTGCGGCCATGTGCATGAGGGGAGAGGCTACGAGCGAGTGCGCTGGGGAGCAGCAGATACGGTCGAGCGTGTGATCCGGGGCACTTTGCCGCCGCGAGAAAGTAAAAAACAGAGTCTGGTGGACTTGACGGGGAAACGGGACGAGCCTTTCGACAACGACGGGTTTTGGATTGAGAGTAGGAGTACAATTCAGGGAAGCTCCGTCGCTGGCAGGTCATCTGCAGGCATGGAGCATGAACGACAGTTACTCCGCAGGGAGACCTGCATTGTCAAcgcggccatcatggcgacCAGCTGGCCGCATCGAGCCGGCAAACGGTTCAACGCCCCCATCGTGGTCGACCTGGAGCTTCCGGTGTGGCACGACGCGAATCCCCCGGGTGTCTGA
- a CDS encoding uncharacterized protein (ID:PFLUO_001643-T1.cds;~source:funannotate): MASPPDIDPYATLGVPKEATVSEIRAAHRKRVLKCHPDKIQDESQRNAAQDEFQRVQQAYELLSDDTRRARYDHRAKLADLRRELLERRRTTDSTNYSSPRAPGSTGTSREYRDGRIYEERVPQDVFLDEDLRFTDEPRPMSRKHDEFGTRSKPKYGEDKRKSRTVPVSSYRAAKEQARDTAKATHSERAKYRDKERRRQVREKFDHPAAHGESDDNASDSSVAAGATFVRKPQLNRRSRTAEAQTAESSRRRERYYDDDNEYSDKHRSLHTQAEDYIERSKIPNSSRRSRVSRSPQRYRGYESAEPESSASRRAARSTPRRGSSSRNPSYDDLDSSPRPKFPPKMPTAATSPTVKNPRPSLFSTRSATTSAFTRPKPSRQDSSSLYNMAHETIPARSSKLHRYDSGYSSPSTPEMPARSNSPPKPSTRYKIVTEPEDLPPSKPKYHRTISPERTERTERAERPTPRPPPKRSTTTYSYTSESSPRIETLKPRAERGSPARPSYRDVEYTTRVNDRDVKYAREIRPDDVLYSNRRAYYDTARAPPPGRRQSATA; this comes from the coding sequence ATGGCCTCTCCCCCCGATATAGACCCCTATGCGACCCTGGGCGTGCCCAAGGAGGCCACCGTCTCCGAGATCCGTGCTGCCCATCGCAAACGAGTCCTTAAATGCCACCCCGACAAGATTCAGGACGAGTCGCAACGGAATGCCGCCCAGGATGAGTTCCAGCGCGTTCAGCAGGCCTACGAGCTGTTGTCCGATGACACGCGCCGAGCTCGCTACGACCACCGAGCCAAATTGGCCGATCTGCGTCGGGAGCTCCTAGAACGCAGACGGACGACCGACTCGACGAACTACTCTTCGCCACGTGCCCCTGGGTCGACGGGTACCTCGCGCGAGTATCGTGATGGACGCATATACGAGGAACGGGTACCTCAAGATGTGTTTTTGGACGAGGACTTGCGCTTTACCGATGAACCGAGGCCCATGTCTCGCAAACACGATGAGTTTGGTACGAGGTCCAAGCCCAAGTACGGCGAGGACAAGAGGAAGTCCCGGACCGTGCCGGTCAGCAGCTACCGTGCCGCGAAGGAACAGGCCCGTGATACCGCCAAGGCCACGCATTCCGAGCGAGCCAAGTATCGCGATAAggagcggcgacggcagGTGCGGGAAAAGTTTGATCATCCGGCAGCGCATGGCGAGTCGGACGACAATGCGTCGGATTCCAGTGTTGCAGCCGGTGCGACGTTTGTTCGCAAGCCCCAGCTCAATCGCCGGTCTCGTACGGCGGAGGCTCAGACAGCGGAGTCCTCGCGTCGACGTGAACGATACTACGACGATGACAATGAATATTCCGACAAGCACCGCAGCTTGCACACCCAGGCGGAGGACTACATTGAGCGATCAAAGATCCCCAATAGTAGTCGTCGGTCGCGGGTGTCGCGGTCCCCACAGCGCTACCGTGGCTACGAGTCGGCGGAACCAGAGTCGTCCGCTTCGCGGCGCGCGGCTCGGTCCACCCCCAGGCGCGGCTCCTCGTCGCGCAACCCGTCATATGACGATTTGGACTCCTCTCCGCGTCCCAAGTTTCCCCCCAAGATGCCCACGGCCGCAACATCTCCGACCGTGAAGAACCCTCGCCCTTCATTGTTCTCGACACGGTCCGCCACGACGTCTGCTTTCACCCGGCCTAAGCCCAGTCGTCAGGATTCTTCATCGCTATACAACATGGCCCATGAAACCATCCCGGCGCGCTCCTCCAAGCTGCACCGGTATGACTCCGGGTACTCCAGTCCCAGCACGCCCGAGATGCCGGCAAGATCGAATTCGCCGCCCAAGCCCTCCACCCGCTACAAGATCGTGACAGAGCCCGAGGACCTTCCGCCTTCCAAGCCCAAATACCATCGCACAATCTCGCCCGAGCGCACAGAGCGTACAGAGCGCGCAGAGCGTCCGACACCCCGACCTCCTCCCAAGCGCAGCACCACAACTTACTCCTACACCTCGGAGTCCTCGCCTCGCATTGAAACGCTGAAACCACGCGCTGAGCGCGGGTCTCCGGCGCGGCCTTCCTACCGCGATGTCGAATACACGACTCGCGTGAACGATCGTGACGTCAAATACGCTCGCGAGATTCGGCCCGACGATGTCCTTTACTCTAATCGCAGGGCCTATTACGACACCGCCCGCGCTCCTCCGCCGGGGAGACGGCAGTCGGCCACCGCATAA
- a CDS encoding uncharacterized protein (ID:PFLUO_001644-T1.cds;~source:funannotate) codes for MSTAIPNEGSGLRPRAVPLQSDLKSESSLSPAASKLSLDNSGRSTPIPEDAPPSARSISTAKKQVRARNRLFYTIDYVPRVSHFDPESDYHNFRGFFTLFWIGLAIMVGTTMLRNIKDTGYPLRVRVWSLLTANVYEMGLSDLAMVVSSGLVLPLHKLYRSGPQWLRWSRAGVVIQSLGEALWMFLWLNWPFVRRWTWTAQVFFTLHLLTILMKLHSYAFYNGHLSETQRRLAALDNPSEIKTNSSTAVRYPETPRRRPSMKTNQDHEEGHPTEPLDKLREDLATELTSPLGNISYPQNLHVGNYIDFLFCPTLCYELEYPRNPERRWREIGYKALAVFGCIFLLTLLSEEFILPVLNEAHFQLDLYDSMADKALILAESISMLLFPFLLTFLLVFLVIFEYILGAFAEMTRFADRHFYSDWWNSCDWLEFSREWNVPVHHFLFRHVYFPSRSHFSQPVAMLITFLVSSLAHELVMSCITKKLRGYGFGAMMLQLPIVAVQKSRFFRGRTILNNVFFWCSMILGLAMMCAFYVLI; via the exons ATGTCCACTGCCATCCCCAACGAAGGCTCGGGCCTACGGCCACGAGCTGTTCCTCTGCAATCCGATCTGAAATCGGAGTCGTCGCTCTCTCCTGCGGCCTCGAAGCTCTCCCTGGACAACAG TGGTCGGTCCACACCCATCCCTGAGGATGCACCGCCCTCAGCGCGGTCCATCTCCACGGCCAAGAAGCAGGTGCGGGCGCGTAACCGCCTGTTCTACACCATCGACTACGTGCCACGCGTGTCCCACTTTGATCCGGAGAGCGACTACCATAATTTCAGGGGCTTCTTCACCCTCTTCTGGATTGGACTGGCCATTATGGTAGGGACGACGATGCTGCGCAATATCAAGGATACCGGATACCCATTGCGCGTGCGGGTGTGGAGCTTGTTGACGGCCAATGTGTATGAGATGGGGCTCAGCGAtctggccatggtggtgAGTTCAGGTCTAGTGTTACCACTTCACAAGTTGTACCGGTCTGGACCGCAGTGGTTGCGGTGGTCTCGCGCTGGGGTGGTGATTCAGAGTCTGGGCGAGGCACTGTGGATGTTTCTGTGGCTCAA CTGGCCGTTCGTGCGCCGTTGGACCTGGACTGCCCAGGTCTTCTTCACGCTGCACCTCCTAACCATCCTAATGAAGCTGCACTCCTATGCTTTCTACAATGGGCACCTGAGCGAAACCCAGCGCCGCTTGGCAGCTCTGGACAACCCAAGCGAGATCAAGACCAATTCCTCCACTGCGGTCCGGTACCCGGAGACACCGCGAAGACGGCCATCCATGAAAACGAACCAGGACCATGAAGAAGGCCACCCGACCGAGCCCCTCGACAAGTTGCGCGAGGATCTCGCCACCGAGCTGACTTCTCCACTGGGCAACATCTCCTACCCACAGAACCTCCATGTAGGAAACTATatcgacttcctcttctgtccAACGCTGTGTTATGAGCTCGAGTACCCGCGTAATCCCGAGCGCCGCTGGCGAGAAATCGGATACAAGGCCCTAGCTGTGTTTGGATGTATCTTCCTGCTGACCCTGTTAAGCGAAGAATTCATTCTGCCCGTCCTGAACGAGGCCCACTTCCAGCTGGACCTTTACGACAGCATGGCAGACAAAGCACTCATCCTCGCAGAGTCTATCAGCATGCTCCTGTTTCCGTTCTTGCTGACTTTCCTGCTGGTGTTCCTGGTCATTTTCGAGTACATCCTCGGCGCATTCGCGGAAATGACCCGGTTCGCGGACCGGCATTTCTATTCAGACTGGTGGAACTCGTGTGACTG GCTCGAATTCTCCCGAGAATGGAACGTCCCCGTGCATCACTTCCTCTTCCGACACGTCTACTTCCCCTCGCGCTCGCACTTCTCTCAGCCCGTCGCCATGCTCATCACGTTCCTGGTCAGCTCTCTGGCCCATGAGCTGGTCATGAGCTGCATCACGAAGAAACTGCGCGGCTACGGTTTCGGCGCTATGATGCTGCAGCTGCCTATCGTAGCTGTGCAGAAGTCCCGGTTCTTCCGGGGTCGGACGATCCTCAAC AATGTCTTTTTCTGGTGCTCCATGATTCTGGGCCTGGCTATG ATGTGTGCTTTCTATGTTCTGATCTAA
- a CDS encoding uncharacterized protein (ID:PFLUO_001645-T1.cds;~source:funannotate) produces MVLVKQFIRNVRSAKTIADERAVIQKESAAIRASFREESHDSGVRRNNVAKLLYLFTLGERTHFGQIECLKLLASHRFADKRLGYLGTMLLLDENQEVLTLVTNSLGNDLNHSNQYIVGLALCALGNIASIEMSRDLFPQVETLMSTANPYIRRKAAICAMRICRKVPDLYEHFLEKAKTLLADRNHGVLLCGLTFAIDLCEAEEEEEGPEGVIEMFRPLAGNLVRALKGLTSSGYAPEHDVSGITDPFLQVKILGFLRALGRGDVATSEMINDILAQVATNTDSSKNVGNAILYEAVLTILDIEADSGLRVLGVNILGKFLSNKDNNIRYVALNTLNKVVAIEPNAVQRHRNTILECLRDPDISIRRRALDLSFLLINEGNVRVLVRELLAFLEVADNEFKPVMTTQIGIAADRYAPNKRWHLDTILRVLKLAGNYVKEQILSSFVRLIATTPELQTYAVQKLYSSLKEDISQDGLTLAAAWTIGEYADSLLQGGQYEEEELVKEVRESDIVDLFQNILNSTYATQIVIEYITTASMKLTVRMSDSSQIERLRRFLSSRTSDLSVEIQQRAVEYSNLFGYDQIRRGVLERMPPPEIREEQRVLGAPTKKRQSKILRDKSKKVSRPAEHDLLLDLVGGGEAPVTSPTANGSNTADLLADILGGDSGMSSPPPTGQQKTSTSAIMDMFGNGPTSPPPSQPASSGLDLLGGGGGMGASAPSPDVTVNASTPATTAFNKEGLVLTLQVQRSAGGNAQILARFRNDSNFNSFSSVGLQAAVPKSQKLQLSGISKADLEAGDEGTQSLRVTALSGSLPPKLRLRLRVTYAQDGGNPVTDQVDWTEP; encoded by the exons ATGGTCTTAGTCAAGCAATTCATTCGGAATGTCCGTTCCGCAAAGACTATTGCCGACGAGCGAGCTGTCATCCAGAAAGAGAGCGCCGCCATTCGTGCGTCGTTTCGAGAAGAGAGCCACGACTCCGGTGTCCG GAGGAACAATGTGGCTAAACTGCTGTACCTGTTCACTCTCGGAGAGCGCACCCACTTTGGCCAAATCGAATGTCTGAAACTCCTCGCCTCACACCGGTTCGCCGACAAGCGGCTGGGATATCTGGGGACCATGCTGCTACTGGATGAGAATCAGGAAGTCTTGACATTAGTGACCAATTCTCTTGGAAA TGATCTCAACCACTCTAACCAGTATATCGTCGGCCTGGCACTCTGTGCCCTCGGCAACATTGCTTCGATCGAGATGTCCCGCGACCTGTTCCCCCAAGTTGAGACCCTCATGTCAACCGCCAATCCCTACATTCGTCGGAAAGCCGCCATTTGTGCCATGCGGATATGTCGCAAGGTCCCGGATCTGTACGAGCATtttctggagaaggccaagacaCTGCTGGCAGACCGAAACCATGGCGTCCTGCTTTGTGGGTTGACCTTCGCGATTGACCTATgcgaggcagaagaagaggaagaaggtcCGGAAGGCGTGATTGAGATGTTCCGTCCACTCGCTGGAAACCTGGTCCGCGCCTTAAAGGGACTCACATCGTCCGGGTATGCACCCGAGCATGATGTCTCCGGAATCACCGATCCTTTCCTGCAAGTGAAAATTCTGGGGTTCTTGCGTGCCTTGGGCCGGGGCGATGTGGCGACCAGCGAGATGATCAACGACATTCTGGCCCAGGTGGCCACCAACACCGACTCGTCAAAGAACGTGGGAAATGCTATTCTCTACGAGGCGGTGCTCACCATTCTGGACATCGAGGCCGATTCGGGACTGCGGGTGCTGGGTGTCAACATCCTTGGAAAGTTCTTGTCTAACAAGGATAACAACATCCGCTATGTGGCACTGAACACCCTGAACAAGGTTGTGGCCATTGAACCTAATGCGGTACAAAGACATCGCAACACAATCCTAGAGTGTCTTCGGGATCCCGATATCAGTATCCGCCGGCGCGCGCTCGATCTCAGCTTCCTGCTGATCAACGAGGGTAACGTGCGAGTGCTGGTGCGGGAACTGCTGGCTTTTTTGGAGGTGGCCGACAACGAATTCAAGCCGGTGATGACTACACAAATTGGAATTGCTGCCGACCGGTACGCGCCAAACAAGCGTTGGCACCTGGACACGATCCTGCGGGTTCTCAAGCTGGCTGGGAACTACGTGAAGGAACAGATTCTATCGTCGTTCGTCCGCCTCATTGCAACCACCCCTGAACTGCAGACCTACGCCGTTCAGAAGCTTTACTCATCTTTGAAGGAGGATATCTCGCAAGACGGTCTTACCCTGGCGGCTGCGTGGACTATCGGTGAATATGCCGACAGTCTACTGCAGGGCGGCCAGtacgaggaggaggaactAGTGAAAGAAGTTAGGGAGAGTGATATTGtcgacctcttccagaacatccTCAACAGCACCTATGCAACTCAGATTGTCATCGAGTACATCACCACCGCATCCATGAAACTCACCGTGCGCATGTCAGACTCCTCTCAGATTGAACGCCTGCGCCGTTTCCTGTCTAGCCGGACATCCGACTTGAGCGTTGAAATCCAGCAGCGTGCCGTCGAATACTCCAATCTGTTCGGGTATGATCAGATCCGCCGCGGTGTGCTTGAGCGGATGCCTCCACCTGAGATTCGCGAGGAACAGCGGGTTCTGGGCGCACCTACCAAGAAACGCCAGAGCAAAATCCTCCGTGACAAGTCGAAGAAGGTCTCCCGGCCCGCTGAGCACGACCTGCTTCTTGACCTGgtcggtggcggcgaagcCCCCGTCACCAGCCCGACTGCGAACGGATCCAACACCGCAGATTTACTAGCCGACATTCTCGGCGGCGACTCCGGCATGTCCTCTCCGCCTCCGACTGGCCAGCAAAAGACCAGCACCAGTGCCATCATGGACATGTTCGGCAATGGCCCGACATCACCCCCGCCCTCCCAGCCGGCCTCCTCTGGACTGGACTTGTtgggaggcggtggtggcatGGGCGCATCTGCACCTTCTCCGGATGTAACCGTTAACGCCTCCACGCCCGCAACCACTGCCTTCAACAAAGAAGGCCTCGTGCTCACCTTGCAGGTGCAACGGAGCGCCGGCGGCAATGCCCAGATCCTAGCCCGCTTCCGCAACGACTCCAACTtcaacagcttctccagcgtCGGTCTGCAGGCTGCCGTGCCGAAGAGCCAGAAACTGCAGCTGAGCGGTATCAGCAAGGCTGATCTTGAAGCTGGCGAT